From a region of the Sulfuriferula plumbiphila genome:
- a CDS encoding M16 family metallopeptidase: MRTLFALFAVFAALSAHASLPIQHWVLANGAKVYFVESHDLPILDVSVDFPAGTALEPANKGGVANLTRHLLSLGAGGLDDNQIARGMADVGAELGGRFDADRAGLTLRTLSSPEQRNAALAILAKVLQQPAFPEAVLAREKARVIATLQEAEARPESIAAKAFQIAVFGNHPYARRDSGEIDSVSKLNVADVQDFYRSHYAASGAVVALMGDIGRVEADRIAHQLTDQLPPASGAASLSIPPVPALQQALSRTIPFPAKQSQVLIGQPGVKRGDPDYFALYVGNYILGGGGFDSRLLNEVRQKRGLAYSVYSYFMPMREAGAFQIGLQTRTDQTSEALQVVRQTLANFVTRGVTDAELTQAKNNIVGGFPLRIDSNKEILEYLAVIGFYDLPLNYLDEFPKRVEAVTAEQIQAAFKRHIHPDRLVTIVVGGSGK, encoded by the coding sequence ATGCGTACGCTGTTTGCCCTGTTTGCTGTATTCGCCGCGCTTAGCGCGCACGCCAGCCTGCCCATCCAGCACTGGGTTTTGGCCAATGGTGCCAAGGTGTATTTTGTGGAAAGCCACGATTTGCCGATTCTGGATGTCAGCGTCGATTTTCCCGCCGGTACGGCGCTGGAGCCCGCCAACAAGGGCGGGGTGGCCAATCTTACACGCCACCTGCTGAGCCTGGGCGCGGGCGGGCTGGATGACAACCAGATCGCACGCGGGATGGCCGACGTGGGTGCGGAGCTGGGCGGACGTTTCGACGCGGATCGGGCCGGGCTGACGCTGCGCACCCTGAGCAGCCCGGAGCAACGCAATGCTGCCCTGGCGATACTGGCCAAAGTGCTGCAACAGCCGGCTTTTCCCGAGGCTGTGTTGGCGCGGGAAAAAGCGCGTGTCATCGCCACTTTGCAAGAAGCCGAAGCCCGGCCCGAGAGTATTGCTGCCAAGGCGTTTCAGATTGCGGTGTTTGGCAACCACCCCTACGCGCGTCGCGACAGTGGCGAGATCGACAGCGTGAGCAAGCTCAATGTGGCCGATGTGCAGGATTTTTATCGTAGCCACTATGCCGCATCGGGCGCGGTGGTTGCATTGATGGGCGATATCGGCCGTGTCGAGGCGGACCGCATTGCCCACCAGCTCACCGATCAATTGCCGCCAGCCAGCGGCGCGGCCAGCCTGAGCATACCGCCGGTGCCTGCATTGCAGCAGGCGCTGTCGCGCACCATTCCCTTCCCCGCCAAGCAGAGCCAGGTGCTCATTGGCCAGCCCGGCGTGAAACGCGGCGATCCGGACTATTTCGCCCTGTATGTGGGCAACTACATCCTGGGCGGCGGTGGTTTCGATTCACGTCTGCTCAATGAGGTGCGCCAAAAACGCGGCCTGGCGTACAGCGTATACAGTTATTTCATGCCCATGCGCGAGGCGGGCGCATTTCAGATTGGCCTGCAAACCCGCACCGACCAGACCAGCGAGGCGCTGCAGGTAGTGCGCCAGACACTGGCGAATTTTGTCACCAGGGGGGTGACCGACGCGGAGCTGACCCAGGCCAAGAACAACATTGTTGGCGGCTTCCCGCTGCGCATAGACAGCAACAAGGAAATCCTCGAATACCTTGCCGTGATCGGTTTTTATGACCTGCCGCTGAATTACCTGGACGAATTCCCGAAGCGGGTCGAAGCGGTCACCGCTGAACAAATTCAGGCTGCATTCAAACGCCATATCCATCCAGACAGGCTGGTCACCATCGTGGTGGGCGGCAGCGGCAAATGA
- the ftsX gene encoding permease-like cell division protein FtsX, with translation MMTWLAHHRHALIATLARMGKTPFATLFAIIAIGVALSLPAGLFVLLHNVTRLAGNLPARPEISVFMHQDAHDTDIAAMRQRLQARPDLAGFRFVPRAQALAALSEQAGMSDLTAGLNNNPLPDAWIITPAQADAQNMARIAADIRGWPQVAQVQDDSQWAQRLTALLGLGRDLVLMLAILLGAALVAVSGNTIRLQILTRREEIEVSRLIGATDRYIRRPFLYFGVVQGLFGGLTAWLIVAVSVLLLDLQASKLAALYASRFHLLGLGLTEALVLLATAAALGWLGAYLAVSRSLRLIEPR, from the coding sequence ATGATGACCTGGCTCGCACACCATCGCCATGCACTCATTGCAACCTTGGCGCGCATGGGCAAAACCCCATTCGCCACCTTGTTTGCCATTATCGCCATCGGCGTCGCGCTAAGCCTGCCTGCCGGGCTGTTTGTATTGCTGCACAATGTCACGCGCCTCGCCGGCAATCTGCCCGCCCGGCCCGAAATCAGCGTTTTCATGCACCAGGATGCACATGACACCGACATCGCTGCCATGCGCCAGCGCCTGCAGGCACGCCCTGATCTCGCCGGTTTTCGCTTCGTGCCGCGTGCGCAGGCGCTGGCGGCACTGTCGGAGCAAGCCGGCATGAGCGATCTTACGGCGGGCTTGAACAATAACCCGCTGCCGGATGCATGGATCATCACCCCGGCGCAGGCCGACGCCCAAAACATGGCGCGCATCGCCGCAGATATTCGTGGCTGGCCACAAGTCGCCCAGGTACAGGATGACAGCCAGTGGGCGCAGCGCCTCACTGCACTGCTTGGCCTGGGACGCGATCTGGTATTAATGCTGGCAATCCTGCTGGGCGCGGCCCTGGTGGCCGTATCGGGAAATACCATCCGTCTGCAAATCCTTACCCGCCGCGAAGAAATCGAAGTCAGCCGCCTGATCGGTGCCACCGATCGCTATATCCGCCGCCCATTTCTGTATTTCGGCGTAGTGCAGGGGCTGTTCGGAGGGCTCACTGCGTGGCTGATTGTGGCGGTCTCCGTACTTCTGCTCGACCTGCAGGCGAGCAAGCTGGCGGCACTCTACGCATCACGGTTTCATTTGCTTGGCCTGGGGCTGACGGAGGCACTGGTTCTGCTTGCCACGGCGGCAGCACTTGGCTGGCTCGGCGCTTACCTTGCTGTGAGCCGCAGTCTGCGCCTGATAGAGCCTCGGTAA
- the rpoH gene encoding RNA polymerase sigma factor RpoH has translation MSHAFALPVLSNSAGSLDSYIHTVNSYPMLSPEEEISLARRLRDDNDLEAAGRLVMSHLRVVVSIARKYIGYGLPQADLIQEGNIGLMKAVKRFDPERGVRLVSFAMHWIKAEMHEYILRNWRMVKIATTKGQRKLFFNLRSHKSGLNSLTPDEASAMAKELGVKREEVLEMEARFSGQDITLEPLGEDGEEGYGPLAYLTNAEDEPSQILARSENEQRTSTGLMSALDSLDARSRHIVEARWLREDESATLHDLAAQYNISAERVRQIEQKAFQKMKAAMV, from the coding sequence ATGTCACACGCTTTTGCATTACCGGTATTGAGCAACAGTGCCGGCAGCCTGGACAGTTATATTCACACCGTCAACAGCTATCCCATGCTGAGCCCGGAGGAAGAAATTTCGCTGGCGCGCCGCCTGCGCGATGATAACGACCTGGAAGCCGCTGGCCGCCTGGTGATGTCGCATCTGCGTGTGGTGGTGAGTATCGCGCGCAAATACATAGGCTATGGCCTGCCTCAGGCCGACCTGATCCAGGAAGGCAACATCGGCCTGATGAAGGCAGTCAAGCGCTTCGACCCGGAGCGCGGTGTGCGCCTGGTGTCATTTGCCATGCACTGGATCAAAGCAGAAATGCACGAATACATCCTGCGCAACTGGCGCATGGTAAAAATCGCCACCACCAAAGGCCAGCGCAAGCTGTTTTTCAACCTGCGCAGCCACAAATCCGGACTTAACAGCCTCACTCCGGATGAAGCTAGCGCCATGGCTAAAGAACTGGGCGTCAAGCGCGAGGAAGTGCTGGAAATGGAGGCGCGCTTTTCCGGACAGGACATCACGCTGGAGCCTTTGGGCGAAGACGGCGAGGAGGGTTACGGCCCGCTGGCGTACCTGACCAATGCCGAAGATGAACCATCGCAAATTCTGGCGCGCAGTGAAAACGAGCAGCGCACCAGCACTGGCCTGATGTCTGCACTGGACAGCCTCGATGCGCGCAGCCGCCACATCGTCGAGGCACGTTGGTTACGTGAGGATGAAAGCGCCACATTGCACGACCTGGCCGCGCAATACAACATTTCTGCCGAACGCGTACGCCAGATCGAGCAAAAGGCATTTCAGAAAATGAAGGCTGCGATGGTTTGA
- the ftsE gene encoding cell division ATP-binding protein FtsE, with amino-acid sequence MIRFDAVTKRYPGGHEALSNASFEIASGEMVFLSGHSGAGKSTLLKLIAAIERPTAGSVTVNCQNVGKMRRAAVPYLRRNIGLIFQDHKLLFDRSVMQNVLLPLQIAGFSRHEAAGRARAALDKVGLLKREKANPITLSGGEQQRLCIARAIVSRPSLVLADEPTGNLDADYARDIMDMFKAFNQVGVTLVIASHNEDAIRAYGSRVIHLEHGILLS; translated from the coding sequence ATGATACGTTTTGATGCAGTGACCAAGCGCTATCCGGGCGGCCATGAGGCCTTGTCCAATGCATCCTTTGAAATCGCCAGCGGCGAGATGGTATTTCTCTCCGGGCACTCGGGTGCCGGCAAGTCCACGCTGCTCAAACTCATCGCCGCTATCGAGCGCCCCACTGCGGGCAGCGTGACGGTTAACTGCCAGAATGTGGGCAAAATGCGCCGTGCCGCGGTTCCCTACCTGCGTCGCAATATCGGCTTGATATTCCAGGATCACAAACTGTTATTCGACCGCAGCGTCATGCAAAATGTGCTGCTGCCTTTACAGATCGCCGGGTTTTCACGCCATGAGGCGGCTGGCCGCGCGCGCGCGGCACTCGACAAGGTGGGACTGCTCAAGCGCGAAAAAGCCAATCCCATCACCCTCTCGGGGGGCGAGCAGCAGCGCCTGTGTATTGCCCGCGCCATCGTGTCGCGCCCCAGCCTGGTGTTGGCCGATGAACCCACCGGCAACCTGGACGCGGACTACGCGCGCGACATCATGGATATGTTCAAAGCGTTCAACCAGGTGGGCGTCACCCTGGTCATCGCCTCACACAATGAAGACGCCATCCGTGCCTATGGCAGCCGGGTGATACATCTGGAACACGGGATACTGCTGTCATGA
- a CDS encoding helix-turn-helix domain-containing protein, with protein sequence MDRRYKPISLYQQMQLRQQVIDELLAHPEWSLQESVCQLKKGLRLTTAELAKLAGVSYRTVQDIELGNSPGTVKTLNRILGVLGLRLSVALDKAKESYF encoded by the coding sequence GTGGATAGACGCTATAAGCCGATTTCGCTTTACCAGCAAATGCAACTGCGGCAGCAGGTCATAGACGAGCTGCTGGCGCATCCAGAGTGGTCGCTGCAGGAGTCGGTATGCCAGCTCAAAAAGGGTCTGCGGTTGACTACCGCGGAGCTGGCCAAGTTAGCCGGGGTTTCCTACCGCACCGTGCAGGACATTGAGCTGGGGAACAGTCCCGGTACAGTAAAAACCCTGAATCGCATCCTTGGCGTGCTGGGGTTGCGCTTAAGCGTGGCCCTGGATAAAGCCAAGGAGTCTTACTTCTGA
- the ftsY gene encoding signal recognition particle-docking protein FtsY — protein MFSFFKKSGDKPIPAETAPTPTAPAAAETPAGPAYQLSWAQRLKQGLSRTREQLGKQLTSLFSRGGKIDADLYDELETILLTADVGVDASQYLLDSLRQRVKKDRLTDAAQLQSALHDALCTLLAPLEQALDVSTHKPYVIMLAGVNGAGKTTTIGKLAKYYQAQGKSVLLAAGDTFRAAAREQLMVWGERNNVAVIAQDGGDSAAVIFDAIAAARARGIDIVLADTAGRLPTQLNLMEEIRKVRRVIRKAEPTAPHEVLLVLDANTGQNAVTQVTAFDDALNVTGLVLTKLDGTAKGGVIAAIAKTRPRPIRFIGVGEGLDDLRPFVAHDFVDALFEAPAP, from the coding sequence GTGTTTAGTTTCTTCAAGAAATCCGGCGACAAGCCCATCCCTGCCGAAACCGCGCCCACGCCGACTGCACCGGCAGCCGCTGAGACGCCTGCCGGACCTGCGTACCAGTTATCCTGGGCGCAACGTCTGAAGCAGGGTTTGAGCCGCACCCGGGAACAACTGGGCAAGCAACTGACCAGCCTGTTTTCACGCGGCGGCAAGATAGACGCAGACCTGTACGACGAACTGGAAACCATCCTGCTCACTGCCGATGTGGGCGTTGATGCCAGCCAGTATCTGCTCGACAGCCTGCGCCAGCGGGTAAAAAAAGACCGGCTTACCGACGCCGCCCAGCTGCAGTCTGCCCTGCACGATGCACTGTGCACGCTGCTCGCACCGCTCGAACAGGCATTGGATGTAAGCACCCACAAACCCTATGTGATCATGCTGGCGGGAGTGAATGGCGCAGGCAAAACCACCACCATCGGCAAGCTGGCCAAATATTACCAGGCGCAGGGCAAATCGGTGCTGCTGGCGGCGGGCGACACATTTCGCGCCGCCGCGCGCGAGCAACTGATGGTGTGGGGCGAGCGTAACAATGTGGCGGTGATTGCGCAGGACGGCGGCGATTCGGCGGCGGTGATTTTCGATGCCATTGCCGCCGCCCGCGCCCGCGGCATTGACATCGTGCTGGCCGACACTGCCGGCCGCCTGCCCACCCAGCTCAACCTGATGGAGGAAATCCGCAAAGTCAGGCGCGTGATCCGGAAAGCTGAACCCACGGCCCCGCATGAAGTATTGCTGGTGCTCGACGCCAACACCGGACAAAACGCGGTAACCCAGGTAACAGCGTTTGACGATGCACTGAACGTCACCGGCCTGGTGCTCACCAAGCTCGACGGCACGGCCAAGGGCGGGGTGATTGCAGCCATCGCCAAAACCCGCCCGCGCCCGATCCGCTTTATCGGGGTGGGCGAGGGCCTGGATGATTTGCGCCCGTTTGTGGCACATGATTTTGTTGATGCACTATTCGAGGCACCGGCGCCATGA
- a CDS encoding M16 family metallopeptidase yields the protein MKLIKHYLAIGILCLATPALAAVQEFHLANGLRVLVKEDHRAPIVVSQVWYRAGSLDEFNGTTGVAHVLEHMMFKGTRDVPDGQFSRLIAAAGGRENAFTSRDHTAYFEQLQKDRLGLALKLEADRMHNLILSDADFAKEIQVVMEERRMRTDDKPQALVYEQLMATAFQESPYRRPVIGWMNDLQHMTVNDARDWYQRWYAPNNATLVVVGDVQADAVKQLAERYFGPIPARLLAPRKPQPEPAQTGIKRVTVKAPAKLPYLIMAYHAPVLRDVDKDWEPYALQVLAAVLDGGDAARLTRNLVRAQRVASAAGADYDAVARGPGLFLLDGTPSEGKTAADLEAALRAQIELIKRDGVSADELKRVKAQVIASDVYQRDSTFYQAMQLGEYATAGLPVSEIEARVKKLQAVTPEQVRDVARKYLVDDELTVATLDPQPFDNKPPRPDIPEMRHTGGELR from the coding sequence ATGAAGCTTATAAAACACTATCTCGCCATCGGCATTTTATGCCTGGCAACGCCAGCCCTGGCCGCAGTGCAGGAATTTCATCTCGCCAACGGTTTGCGCGTCCTGGTCAAGGAAGACCATCGCGCGCCGATTGTGGTATCGCAGGTATGGTACCGCGCCGGCAGTCTGGATGAATTCAACGGCACCACCGGGGTTGCCCATGTGCTCGAACACATGATGTTCAAGGGCACCCGGGATGTGCCCGACGGACAGTTTTCCAGATTGATTGCGGCAGCGGGTGGGCGTGAAAATGCGTTTACCAGCCGTGACCATACCGCCTATTTTGAACAACTGCAAAAAGACCGGCTGGGGCTGGCGCTCAAGCTGGAAGCCGACCGCATGCACAATCTCATCCTGTCCGACGCCGATTTTGCCAAGGAAATCCAGGTGGTGATGGAGGAGCGCCGCATGCGCACCGATGACAAGCCGCAGGCGCTGGTGTACGAGCAGTTGATGGCCACCGCATTTCAGGAAAGCCCCTACCGGCGCCCGGTCATCGGCTGGATGAACGATCTGCAGCACATGACCGTGAATGATGCGCGCGACTGGTACCAGCGCTGGTACGCGCCCAATAACGCCACGCTGGTGGTGGTGGGTGACGTCCAGGCTGATGCGGTGAAACAGCTGGCTGAGCGTTATTTCGGGCCGATTCCAGCGCGGCTGCTGGCGCCACGCAAACCCCAGCCGGAGCCGGCGCAAACCGGCATCAAGCGCGTGACGGTCAAGGCACCCGCCAAGCTGCCGTATCTCATCATGGCTTACCACGCGCCGGTACTGCGTGATGTCGACAAGGACTGGGAACCCTATGCGCTGCAAGTATTGGCGGCGGTGCTGGACGGCGGCGATGCCGCGCGTCTGACCCGCAACCTGGTGCGCGCGCAGCGCGTGGCCAGCGCTGCAGGCGCCGATTACGACGCCGTGGCGCGCGGCCCGGGCCTGTTCCTGCTCGATGGCACGCCTTCCGAGGGCAAGACTGCTGCCGATCTGGAAGCTGCGCTGCGTGCCCAGATCGAACTCATCAAGCGCGATGGTGTGAGTGCCGACGAATTGAAGCGGGTCAAGGCGCAGGTAATCGCGTCCGACGTGTATCAGCGCGATTCCACTTTTTACCAGGCCATGCAACTGGGCGAGTATGCAACTGCCGGACTGCCGGTATCCGAGATTGAGGCGCGCGTGAAAAAATTGCAGGCGGTGACCCCCGAACAGGTACGCGACGTGGCACGCAAATACCTGGTGGATGACGAGCTGACCGTGGCTACGCTGGATCCGCAACCATTCGACAACAAGCCCCCGCGTCCCGACATTCCGGAGATGCGTCATACTGGTGGAGAACTTCGATAA
- the coaD gene encoding pantetheine-phosphate adenylyltransferase, translating into MYKIAVYPGTFDPVTRGHEDLVRRALRIFDEVVVAVAAGSHKRPFFDLSERVEMAQQVFADAPPVRVVGFSGLLMQLVAEQGAHIILRGLRAVSDFEYEFQLAGMNRHLNPEVETVFMTPAEQLMFISASMVREIALLGGDVSQFVPHLVAQRLQARIESTK; encoded by the coding sequence ATGTATAAAATTGCAGTATACCCCGGCACTTTTGATCCGGTTACCCGCGGCCATGAAGACCTGGTGCGGCGTGCGCTGCGTATTTTTGACGAAGTCGTGGTGGCGGTCGCTGCAGGCAGCCACAAGCGCCCGTTTTTTGATTTGAGCGAGCGCGTGGAGATGGCGCAGCAGGTGTTTGCCGATGCGCCGCCGGTACGCGTGGTGGGTTTTTCCGGCCTGCTCATGCAACTGGTCGCCGAGCAGGGAGCACACATCATCCTGCGCGGCTTGCGTGCGGTGTCGGATTTTGAATACGAATTTCAGCTCGCCGGCATGAACCGCCACCTCAATCCCGAAGTGGAAACGGTGTTCATGACCCCGGCCGAACAGCTGATGTTTATTTCCGCCAGCATGGTGCGCGAAATTGCCCTGTTGGGCGGCGACGTGAGCCAGTTTGTTCCGCACTTGGTAGCACAGCGGCTCCAGGCTAGAATTGAATCAACCAAGTAA
- the rsmD gene encoding 16S rRNA (guanine(966)-N(2))-methyltransferase RsmD has product MNHASTARNRVRIISGQWRRRLITFPDAEGLRPTPDAVREKLFNWLGQELHGLDCLDLFAGSGALGFEAASRGARRVVMVEKNRVVLNALQLSAAALAANNVVVLQGDGVKFLSEYRGCFDVVFLDPPYAAGLQVQVLAALPPHLNSGASVYVEHDGDLATPAGWKVWRQGRSGKAHFCLLKQAQEQDGHV; this is encoded by the coding sequence ATGAATCACGCCAGTACCGCGCGCAACCGGGTGCGCATCATCAGCGGCCAGTGGCGGCGGCGCCTGATCACCTTTCCCGACGCCGAGGGTCTGCGCCCCACCCCGGATGCGGTGCGTGAAAAGCTGTTCAACTGGCTGGGTCAGGAATTGCATGGCCTGGACTGTCTCGATTTGTTCGCCGGTAGCGGTGCACTCGGATTTGAAGCAGCTTCGCGCGGTGCACGGCGCGTGGTGATGGTGGAAAAAAACCGTGTCGTGCTGAATGCGCTGCAGCTCAGTGCAGCCGCACTGGCAGCGAACAATGTCGTCGTGTTGCAGGGGGATGGGGTAAAATTCCTGTCTGAGTATCGTGGCTGCTTTGACGTGGTGTTCCTCGACCCGCCTTATGCCGCGGGTTTGCAGGTGCAGGTATTGGCAGCGTTGCCGCCGCATCTGAACTCCGGCGCCAGCGTGTATGTCGAGCACGACGGAGATCTGGCAACACCGGCTGGCTGGAAGGTGTGGCGCCAAGGACGCTCGGGTAAAGCGCATTTTTGCCTGCTCAAACAGGCGCAGGAACAGGACGGTCATGTATAA
- a CDS encoding YfhL family 4Fe-4S dicluster ferredoxin: MSLLITDECINCDVCEPECPNEAIYQGDSIYEIDPNKCTECVGHYDAPQCVEVCPVDCIPLGIEETHEQLMDRYLSLTGQKASV; encoded by the coding sequence ATGTCTCTGTTAATTACCGATGAATGCATCAATTGCGACGTATGCGAGCCGGAGTGCCCCAACGAGGCGATTTATCAGGGCGACAGCATTTATGAAATCGACCCGAACAAATGCACCGAGTGCGTGGGTCATTACGATGCCCCGCAGTGTGTGGAGGTATGCCCGGTGGATTGCATCCCGCTGGGGATTGAGGAAACCCACGAGCAATTGATGGATCGCTATCTGTCGCTGACCGGGCAGAAAGCGTCAGTCTGA
- the ccoS gene encoding cbb3-type cytochrome oxidase assembly protein CcoS, whose amino-acid sequence MTSTLVFLLGLTVIFILLIGFGIFWAIKSGQFEDMEGPAQRILMDEDDPMLPSNQLSDKKK is encoded by the coding sequence ATGACTTCTACGTTGGTATTTCTGCTGGGCTTGACGGTCATATTTATTTTGCTGATCGGTTTCGGTATTTTCTGGGCAATCAAAAGCGGCCAGTTCGAAGACATGGAAGGCCCGGCGCAGCGTATTCTGATGGATGAGGATGACCCGATGCTGCCGTCCAATCAATTGAGCGACAAAAAGAAATAG
- a CDS encoding type II toxin-antitoxin system HipA family toxin, producing MENECTIQLYAASRWHDVANTALLGPAQLGWRTPTYTGYDAEWALEHAGARDAWALGSRFPVSLAPQKFNHWPVFLIDMLPQGYGRGELLRQLKLPETLESAGDWPLLLAGAGNPIGHLRIKEAAQWLQDRSGPVRGFTDTVVAERSEDFMHYLSLHGLFVAGSSGVQGEWPKLLMTRAKDGLLYLDHTLPDSEGVEHFIVKFGRGANEQLATILRQEAPYMTIAAHLGVRVHAPLTLRERALFIPRFDRARVDGQLVRLGQESLAALTGRAGFGVVPSHDEACVKLAEVCSDPQAEILEYLRRDIANIAFGNTDNHARNTAIQRDFDGRIRLTPVFDFAPMYLHPDGLARRIRWEDKENVTQDWNAVLGWVAETCELKRGKLVAGLQAMVNPLLDVAENGKAFGLEPAVHQYLEPGIRAQARALEALH from the coding sequence ATGGAAAACGAATGCACCATTCAACTTTATGCTGCCAGTAGATGGCACGATGTTGCCAATACGGCTCTGCTTGGGCCGGCGCAGCTAGGCTGGCGCACGCCCACCTACACTGGCTACGATGCGGAATGGGCGTTGGAACACGCAGGTGCTCGTGATGCCTGGGCACTTGGGAGTCGGTTCCCTGTGTCTCTGGCTCCCCAGAAGTTCAACCATTGGCCGGTGTTCCTGATTGATATGCTGCCCCAGGGGTACGGTCGCGGCGAACTGCTGCGGCAGCTGAAACTGCCCGAGACCCTGGAGTCTGCGGGGGACTGGCCCCTGCTGCTCGCGGGCGCGGGTAATCCAATTGGCCATCTGAGAATAAAGGAAGCTGCGCAATGGCTGCAGGATCGCAGTGGCCCCGTGCGGGGATTCACAGACACGGTCGTGGCGGAGCGATCCGAGGACTTTATGCACTACCTCAGCTTGCACGGCCTTTTCGTGGCAGGCTCCTCCGGCGTGCAGGGTGAATGGCCAAAGTTGCTTATGACCCGGGCCAAGGACGGGTTGCTGTATCTGGATCATACCCTGCCCGATAGCGAGGGAGTCGAACACTTCATCGTCAAATTCGGGCGCGGAGCCAACGAACAACTGGCAACCATTCTTCGCCAGGAAGCCCCTTACATGACTATCGCTGCGCATCTGGGTGTTCGCGTGCACGCGCCACTGACTTTGCGCGAGCGGGCCTTGTTCATTCCACGTTTCGACCGCGCACGAGTAGACGGCCAGCTTGTTCGGCTGGGCCAGGAAAGTCTGGCTGCACTGACGGGACGTGCCGGATTCGGCGTCGTTCCATCACATGATGAGGCCTGCGTGAAGCTCGCCGAGGTGTGCAGTGATCCGCAAGCAGAAATTCTTGAGTATCTTCGCCGGGACATCGCAAACATCGCCTTTGGCAACACGGATAACCACGCCAGAAACACTGCCATCCAGCGAGACTTCGATGGCCGCATCCGGCTAACTCCAGTGTTCGATTTCGCGCCCATGTATCTGCACCCTGACGGCCTAGCCAGGCGCATCCGCTGGGAAGACAAAGAGAACGTCACCCAGGACTGGAACGCCGTATTGGGTTGGGTGGCTGAGACTTGTGAGTTGAAGCGTGGCAAGTTGGTTGCCGGACTTCAGGCAATGGTCAATCCTCTCCTGGACGTTGCAGAGAACGGTAAGGCATTCGGCCTGGAACCTGCTGTACATCAGTACCTGGAACCCGGTATCAGGGCCCAAGCACGAGCCCTGGAAGCATTGCATTGA